One genomic window of Gammaproteobacteria bacterium includes the following:
- a CDS encoding 4Fe-4S dicluster domain-containing protein, with product MEKTLYFLPQAQLQFLIDALAQAGYQCIGPQVRDGAIIYDTLSQAEQLPWGIRDVQSPGGYRLEKIPQHEAFAFANGPQALKPILFKPQEILWKVQRNAQDKLEFVPTPEEEQPIAIFGARACDLAGMAIQDKVFIQAQHPDLRYKSRRDRLFVIAINCTYSSANCFCVSAGTGPEVTHSQDLLITELPEGFIISAHTDNGRNILKPLTLSFADAQQLNQAQERVKAAADMQTKRIPLDNKSGLRDLLFSSLEHPQWENVAERCLSCGNCTSVCPTCFCHSESDKPAMDRSHSTHERMWDSCFSAEHSYLNGKVLRDDTRKRYRQWLTHKVGSWFDQFDSSGCVGCGRCITWCPVGIDLTAELAAISGESNKK from the coding sequence ATGGAAAAAACCCTCTACTTTTTACCACAAGCCCAGTTGCAGTTTTTGATAGATGCTTTAGCGCAAGCTGGATACCAGTGCATCGGTCCTCAAGTACGTGATGGCGCTATTATTTATGACACCTTATCTCAAGCTGAACAATTACCGTGGGGTATACGCGATGTACAATCACCAGGCGGATATCGTTTAGAAAAAATTCCGCAACATGAAGCCTTTGCCTTTGCCAACGGACCGCAAGCGCTAAAACCGATTTTATTTAAACCGCAAGAAATTTTATGGAAAGTCCAACGCAACGCACAAGATAAACTTGAATTTGTACCCACACCGGAAGAAGAACAACCTATCGCCATCTTCGGCGCAAGAGCCTGTGATTTAGCTGGCATGGCCATACAAGACAAAGTATTTATTCAGGCCCAGCATCCTGATTTACGTTATAAAAGCCGTCGCGATCGATTATTTGTCATTGCGATCAATTGCACTTATTCTTCCGCAAATTGCTTCTGTGTCTCTGCGGGTACCGGCCCAGAAGTCACGCATTCCCAGGATTTATTAATCACCGAATTACCTGAAGGTTTTATTATTTCGGCTCATACCGACAACGGCCGTAATATTCTAAAACCTCTTACTTTATCATTTGCAGATGCTCAACAATTAAACCAAGCCCAAGAACGCGTAAAAGCTGCAGCCGATATGCAGACTAAACGCATCCCTTTAGATAATAAGTCAGGATTACGCGATTTATTATTTTCAAGCTTAGAACATCCACAATGGGAAAACGTGGCAGAACGTTGTCTGTCCTGCGGCAATTGTACCTCCGTATGCCCTACTTGTTTTTGTCATAGTGAAAGTGATAAACCTGCAATGGATCGGAGTCACTCTACACATGAACGCATGTGGGATTCTTGTTTTAGCGCAGAGCATAGCTACTTAAATGGCAAAGTATTACGTGATGATACGCGTAAACGTTATCGGCAATGGCTGACACATAAAGTCGGCAGCTGGTTCGATCAATTCGATTCCAGTGGTTGTGTCGGCTGTGGACGTTGTATCACTTGGTGCCCTGTGGGTATTGATTTGACGGCGGAGTTAGCCGCTATTTCCGGTGAATCCAACAAAAAGTGA
- the hypE gene encoding hydrogenase expression/formation protein HypE codes for MEVTKKISTKKNLSPRLDINNGKIDLTHGSGGRAMQQLIDQLFIPAFKNPWLDKKDDQACISVNQGRLVITTDAHVVSPLFFPGGTIGSLAVHGTVNDIAMSGATPLHLTASFILEEGLPLIDLEKIVISMAESAQAANVTIIAGDTKVVEHGKGDKVFITTTGIGIVPDGLYLSVEKIQPKDHIIINGFLGDHGVAIMAHRNNLQFQTTLASDTAALHDLVATMISAAPNLRCLRDPTRGGLATVLNEWMTQAELGFYLEESKIPIREEVAGACELFGLDPLYIANEGKLVAICPPEESQQLVNAMQQHPLGQHAAVIGHVTEDAPHFVQLKTKLGGVRNVDWLVGEQLPRIC; via the coding sequence ATGGAAGTTACCAAGAAAATATCCACTAAAAAAAATCTCAGTCCGCGTTTGGATATTAATAATGGAAAAATTGACCTAACCCATGGCAGCGGTGGCCGCGCCATGCAGCAGCTGATTGACCAATTATTTATTCCCGCATTTAAGAACCCCTGGCTAGATAAAAAAGACGATCAAGCTTGTATTTCCGTCAATCAAGGACGCCTGGTTATCACGACCGATGCACACGTCGTATCTCCACTGTTTTTCCCCGGCGGCACCATTGGCAGCCTAGCAGTGCATGGCACGGTCAATGACATTGCCATGTCAGGCGCAACTCCTTTGCATTTGACCGCAAGTTTTATTTTAGAAGAAGGTTTACCTTTAATAGATTTAGAAAAAATTGTCATTTCTATGGCAGAATCTGCACAAGCTGCTAATGTTACAATTATTGCCGGCGACACCAAAGTTGTTGAACACGGCAAAGGCGATAAAGTGTTTATCACAACCACGGGCATAGGTATTGTTCCAGATGGGCTTTATCTCTCTGTAGAAAAAATTCAGCCCAAAGATCATATTATCATCAATGGATTTTTAGGCGATCATGGTGTGGCAATTATGGCACATCGCAATAATCTGCAATTCCAAACTACTTTAGCCTCCGATACAGCGGCATTGCATGATTTAGTAGCGACGATGATTTCAGCTGCGCCAAATTTACGTTGTCTACGTGACCCAACCCGCGGTGGACTCGCCACAGTACTCAATGAATGGATGACACAAGCTGAGCTTGGATTTTATTTAGAAGAATCTAAAATACCTATACGCGAAGAAGTGGCAGGCGCTTGTGAGTTATTCGGTTTAGATCCACTTTATATTGCCAATGAAGGGAAGTTAGTGGCTATTTGTCCGCCAGAAGAAAGTCAACAGTTAGTTAACGCCATGCAGCAGCATCCTTTAGGTCAACATGCTGCCGTGATTGGTCATGTGACAGAAGACGCTCCGCATTTTGTGCAGTTAAAAACTAAATTGGGTGGCGTGCGTAACGTAGATTGGTTGGTAGGAGAACAATTACCTAGGATTTGCTGA
- a CDS encoding acetyl-CoA hydrolase/transferase C-terminal domain-containing protein, which yields MSYTAEYQAKLLNPDQAVQLLPKRGNLSMGMAVSEPPELLKALERRLKSTGSDAVEQLNVYYMHSEQASRETIFKYEYMDRIRPHSFFIGATERALLAKGKLENKKTVYYVPGNFSSVPNILAEIGIEAFILMVSPMDKSGLFSCGTNNDYTLLTARSAKTLIVEVNPHMPRVYGDSCLHISEIDAIVESANPLPETYAKPITELDQKISQLIITLIPDRATLQVGIGGVPNAVCQALHHHRGLGLHTELISNGLIDLLQSGAITNKYKNINQYKNVYTFARGDKYVYDFLNHNASMEIYPVNYVNNPLVISQNDNVISINGFLEIDFAGQVNAESIGKRQYSAPGGQLDFIRGAQLSKNGKSILAAYSTAQNASISRIVPYLEGPTTDPRADIQYVVTEYGIANLRGKSVTERTLALIEIAHPTFRTALMEQAKNLGFI from the coding sequence ATGAGCTATACCGCTGAATATCAGGCAAAACTGCTGAACCCCGATCAAGCCGTACAATTGCTACCTAAACGCGGCAATTTGTCTATGGGTATGGCAGTCAGTGAGCCACCTGAACTACTTAAAGCCCTTGAAAGAAGATTGAAATCTACTGGCAGCGACGCTGTTGAACAACTCAATGTTTATTATATGCACTCCGAACAGGCCTCGCGAGAAACTATTTTTAAATACGAATACATGGATAGAATTCGCCCCCATTCTTTTTTTATCGGTGCAACAGAAAGAGCATTATTAGCAAAAGGCAAACTAGAAAACAAAAAAACCGTCTATTATGTCCCTGGGAATTTCAGTTCTGTGCCAAATATTTTAGCAGAAATAGGCATAGAAGCTTTTATCCTCATGGTCTCACCCATGGATAAATCAGGATTATTCAGTTGCGGCACCAATAACGATTACACCTTATTGACCGCGCGCAGTGCCAAAACCTTGATTGTCGAAGTCAATCCGCATATGCCAAGGGTTTATGGTGATTCTTGTCTACACATTTCAGAAATTGATGCCATTGTCGAAAGCGCTAATCCCTTGCCAGAAACTTACGCCAAACCCATCACGGAATTAGATCAGAAAATCAGTCAGCTCATCATTACTTTAATACCAGATCGCGCCACCCTACAAGTGGGGATTGGCGGTGTGCCCAATGCAGTATGTCAGGCTTTACATCACCATCGTGGCCTGGGATTACATACTGAATTAATCAGTAACGGATTGATTGATTTATTACAAAGCGGTGCCATTACCAATAAGTACAAAAATATTAATCAGTATAAAAATGTTTATACATTTGCTCGCGGTGATAAATACGTCTACGACTTTTTAAATCATAATGCCAGTATGGAAATCTACCCGGTCAATTATGTGAATAATCCCTTAGTCATCAGTCAAAATGATAATGTCATTTCCATCAATGGTTTTCTAGAAATTGATTTTGCTGGCCAAGTCAATGCTGAAAGCATTGGCAAAAGGCAATACAGTGCGCCTGGCGGTCAACTGGATTTTATTCGTGGCGCGCAGTTATCAAAAAATGGCAAATCCATATTAGCTGCTTATTCTACTGCGCAAAATGCTAGTATTTCACGTATTGTACCTTATTTAGAGGGTCCAACTACCGACCCCAGAGCTGATATTCAGTATGTGGTTACCGAATATGGCATCGCCAATTTACGCGGCAAATCTGTGACCGAAAGAACGCTCGCATTAATTGAAATCGCTCATCCAACATTTAGAACTGCGCTCATGGAACAAGCGAAAAATTTGGGGTTTATTTAA
- the hypD gene encoding hydrogenase formation protein HypD produces the protein MRYIDEFRSEQLAQVLSQKINLLANPERRYQFMEFCGGHTHTIHRYGIPDLLPANVELIHGPGCPVCVLPITRIDQVIALAKLPQTILCSYGDMLRVPGSSQVSLLKAKADGADVRMVYSVDDALNIARQNPKHNVIFFAIGFETTTPPTAIAIVQAFAEQLTNFSVLCNHVLTPVAMTALLAIPKTEQPIDLDGLIGPAHVSIIIGSQAYADISRQYKKPIVISGFEPLDVLQSILMLIQQINTGKHEIENQYTRAVNAQGNLLSQSVMQEVFELRSSFEWRGLGKIPHSALQIKQKYADFDAEKRFALPTQVTAKEHKGCECAAVLRGIKKPTQCKLFVKVCTPENPLGSCMVSAEGACAAVYAYGIKERIR, from the coding sequence ATGCGTTATATCGATGAGTTTCGCAGTGAACAGTTAGCGCAAGTTTTATCGCAAAAAATTAATCTACTAGCCAATCCAGAACGGCGCTATCAATTCATGGAATTCTGCGGCGGCCATACCCACACCATCCACCGCTACGGCATCCCAGATTTATTGCCCGCTAATGTCGAATTGATTCACGGTCCAGGCTGTCCCGTTTGTGTATTACCCATCACGAGAATCGACCAAGTCATCGCTTTAGCCAAATTGCCGCAGACGATTCTTTGTAGCTATGGGGATATGCTGCGCGTGCCAGGCTCTTCACAAGTGAGTCTATTGAAAGCCAAAGCCGATGGTGCGGATGTCCGCATGGTCTATTCTGTCGATGATGCTTTAAACATTGCTCGACAAAATCCCAAACACAATGTGATTTTTTTTGCTATTGGGTTTGAAACCACTACACCGCCGACCGCTATCGCCATTGTGCAAGCTTTTGCTGAGCAGCTAACTAACTTCAGTGTCTTATGCAATCATGTATTAACCCCAGTGGCCATGACTGCGCTTTTAGCGATTCCAAAAACCGAACAGCCAATTGATTTAGACGGGTTGATCGGTCCAGCACATGTCAGCATTATCATTGGCAGCCAGGCTTATGCGGATATTAGCCGGCAGTATAAAAAGCCCATCGTGATTTCTGGATTTGAACCCCTGGATGTTTTGCAATCGATTTTAATGTTAATTCAGCAAATCAACACCGGTAAGCATGAAATTGAAAACCAATATACACGCGCAGTGAATGCACAAGGCAATTTGTTATCGCAATCCGTTATGCAAGAAGTCTTTGAATTACGAAGTAGCTTCGAATGGCGGGGTTTAGGTAAAATTCCACATAGTGCATTACAAATAAAACAAAAATATGCTGATTTTGATGCTGAAAAACGCTTCGCTCTACCTACCCAAGTAACTGCCAAGGAACATAAAGGTTGCGAGTGCGCTGCCGTATTACGTGGCATCAAAAAACCCACTCAGTGCAAATTATTTGTTAAAGTCTGCACACCGGAAAATCCACTGGGATCGTGTATGGTTTCTGCAGAAGGCGCCTGCGCTGCCGTCTATGCCTATGGAATCAAGGAGAGAATCAGATGA
- a CDS encoding HypC/HybG/HupF family hydrogenase formation chaperone — protein sequence MCLALPAKITKILPQQRAIVNLGGIEREISVILLDQVAEGDYVIIHVGFALTRLNEIEAQKTLALFAEIGVNT from the coding sequence ATGTGTTTAGCACTTCCCGCAAAAATAACCAAAATCTTACCCCAGCAAAGAGCCATCGTGAATTTAGGGGGCATTGAAAGAGAAATTTCAGTTATTTTACTCGATCAGGTCGCTGAAGGAGATTATGTGATTATTCACGTAGGTTTCGCTCTAACGCGCCTTAATGAAATAGAAGCGCAAAAAACCTTAGCCTTATTTGCCGAAATAGGGGTAAACACCTGA
- the hypF gene encoding carbamoyltransferase HypF, with protein sequence MLQRIQIQISGQVQGVGFRPYIYQIAQQLKLSGWVRNDAQGITLQAQGHLASKLPETLLANLPTLAKIHSIKTCTIPLIPYESDFAIISSEKGQTNTIIPPDAAICADCLSELFDRKSRFYHYPFLNCSHCGPRLTIAENLPYDRHDTAMKSFALCAPCQQDYHNPENRRYHAEPIACPACGPQFSNSIENIASRIKQGEIIAIKGIGGYQLILDAHNEKTIARLRARKQRKAKPLALMMLNVSSIQLFAEYNSTEEKLLTSPMRPIVLLRKKVNSLGAPSLSNLIAPDLAHIGVMLPYTAFHYLLFHALSAAATHSTTWLEEANAIALIVTSANTSGNPLIIEDIQATQELTAIADDIVAYNRPIVTRADDSVLKIINQTPFFIRRARGFVPTSIPLACAIPSTLAVGAYLKNTICITRNDEAFLSQHIGDLNNKSTIQFFHETIHHLLKFLNVRPECIGHDSHPDLYSSRFAEQYGLPTLKILHHHAHLAATAAEHHIQEPVLGLALDGHGYGILGENWGGELMLLKHTQCQHLAGFKPLPLPGGEQAAKQPWRMGVSALYSLGFDSQTISQSIQHADVPLLIQLLKNSTNIPLTSSCGRLFDAACALLGVHLTSQYEGQAAMKLESLVTKPQVLPQGWLIEGRMLNLLPLLKQLITLDAMTGANLFHGTLIAALHDWVVTWSKRTHMNTVLLSGGCFLNKILTEGLVQLLTASHIKVLFSKKAPPNDAGISLGQAWIAGLSCV encoded by the coding sequence ATGCTGCAAAGAATACAAATACAAATTAGCGGCCAAGTACAAGGCGTTGGCTTTCGCCCATACATTTATCAAATTGCCCAGCAGTTAAAATTATCAGGATGGGTTCGCAATGATGCCCAAGGTATTACCCTACAAGCGCAAGGACACTTAGCTTCAAAATTACCTGAAACTTTATTAGCCAATTTGCCAACATTAGCTAAAATCCATTCTATTAAAACCTGCACTATACCTTTAATACCCTATGAAAGCGACTTTGCAATTATTAGCAGTGAGAAAGGGCAAACCAATACCATTATTCCGCCGGATGCGGCTATCTGCGCTGATTGTTTGTCGGAATTGTTTGATCGAAAAAGTCGTTTTTACCATTATCCTTTCTTAAATTGCAGCCACTGCGGTCCACGGCTAACCATTGCAGAAAACCTTCCCTATGATCGCCATGATACTGCCATGAAGTCATTTGCACTTTGCGCTCCCTGCCAACAAGACTATCATAATCCCGAAAATCGTCGTTATCATGCTGAACCCATTGCTTGCCCTGCTTGTGGTCCGCAATTTTCTAACTCCATCGAAAATATTGCCTCCAGGATCAAGCAAGGAGAAATCATCGCCATCAAAGGAATAGGCGGTTATCAACTCATACTAGATGCGCACAATGAAAAGACCATTGCCCGTTTGCGCGCAAGAAAACAACGAAAAGCAAAACCTTTAGCATTGATGATGCTGAATGTGAGTTCAATTCAATTGTTTGCAGAATATAATTCTACCGAGGAAAAATTACTAACAAGCCCCATGCGGCCAATCGTCTTATTGCGGAAAAAAGTAAATAGCCTAGGCGCGCCATCATTATCTAACCTTATCGCCCCAGACTTAGCACATATCGGCGTCATGTTACCGTATACCGCATTCCACTATCTTCTTTTCCATGCCTTGAGTGCCGCCGCAACCCATTCAACTACTTGGCTAGAAGAAGCAAATGCAATCGCATTGATTGTCACCAGCGCCAATACCTCAGGCAATCCACTCATCATTGAAGATATACAAGCCACGCAAGAATTAACCGCAATCGCTGATGATATCGTCGCTTATAATCGCCCTATCGTGACACGAGCCGATGATTCCGTGCTAAAAATCATAAACCAAACGCCCTTCTTTATTCGTCGTGCGCGCGGATTTGTACCTACGAGTATTCCATTAGCTTGCGCCATACCTTCTACTCTGGCGGTGGGTGCTTATCTTAAAAATACTATATGTATCACGCGGAATGATGAAGCCTTCTTATCGCAGCATATTGGCGATTTAAACAATAAATCCACCATCCAATTTTTCCATGAGACTATTCATCACTTACTTAAATTTTTAAATGTGCGGCCAGAATGCATTGGCCATGATTCACATCCCGATTTATATTCCAGCCGCTTTGCTGAACAGTACGGCCTACCGACTTTGAAAATACTGCATCATCACGCGCATTTGGCCGCTACCGCTGCCGAACATCATATCCAAGAACCCGTCTTAGGATTAGCTTTGGACGGTCACGGCTATGGTATACTTGGCGAAAATTGGGGAGGAGAACTGATGTTGTTAAAGCATACCCAGTGCCAACACTTAGCCGGCTTCAAACCCTTACCGCTACCTGGCGGGGAACAAGCCGCTAAACAACCTTGGCGCATGGGAGTAAGCGCTCTTTACAGCCTAGGATTTGATTCCCAAACAATCAGCCAATCTATCCAACACGCTGATGTGCCTTTGCTAATCCAGCTATTAAAAAACTCAACCAATATACCTCTAACCAGTAGTTGTGGACGCTTGTTTGATGCAGCTTGCGCCTTGCTAGGCGTACATCTTACCTCGCAGTACGAGGGGCAAGCAGCAATGAAACTGGAGAGTCTGGTTACAAAGCCGCAAGTCTTGCCCCAGGGCTGGCTGATTGAAGGTCGCATGTTGAACCTCTTACCCCTGCTTAAACAACTTATCACTTTAGACGCAATGACGGGTGCTAACTTATTTCATGGTACACTGATTGCAGCTTTGCATGATTGGGTGGTGACTTGGTCAAAGAGAACACACATGAATACCGTTTTATTGAGTGGGGGTTGTTTTCTAAATAAAATTCTCACCGAAGGCTTGGTGCAATTACTGACCGCCTCCCACATCAAAGTATTATTTTCTAAAAAAGCGCCGCCGAATGATGCCGGCATTTCCTTAGGTCAAGCATGGATAGCAGGATTATCATGTGTTTAG
- the hypB gene encoding hydrogenase nickel incorporation protein HypB → MCGICGCSSNELHHDTNHSHNHHHELNQVLIEQDILAANNALAVSNRNYLQQQNILTFNVMSSPGAGKTTLLTKTIADLKNTLPFYVIVGDQQTDHDAKRFTELNIPARQINTGKSCHLDAHSIHHALDEFNLPSSSILFIENVGNLVCPALFDLGEAYKIIILSVTEGTDKPLKYPYMFHHADAVILSKIDLLPYVDFDLKQCCEFIKQINPKTQIISVSTKTEENLVNWYQWLKETWDTQEHAAKNTNTN, encoded by the coding sequence ATGTGCGGAATTTGCGGGTGCAGCAGCAACGAATTGCACCATGATACAAATCATTCTCATAATCATCACCATGAACTAAACCAAGTATTAATCGAACAAGACATCTTAGCTGCCAATAACGCCCTGGCTGTAAGCAATAGAAATTATCTACAACAGCAGAATATTTTAACCTTCAATGTCATGTCCAGCCCCGGTGCTGGAAAAACCACTTTATTAACCAAAACCATTGCCGATCTAAAAAATACCTTGCCTTTTTATGTCATCGTTGGCGATCAGCAAACCGATCATGATGCTAAGCGCTTTACCGAATTAAATATCCCTGCAAGACAGATTAATACCGGCAAAAGCTGCCACTTGGACGCCCATAGCATTCACCATGCACTCGATGAGTTTAATTTGCCATCCTCTTCAATTTTATTTATCGAAAATGTCGGTAATTTGGTTTGCCCTGCGCTATTTGACTTGGGAGAAGCCTATAAAATCATTATTCTTTCAGTGACTGAAGGCACAGACAAACCGCTTAAATATCCCTATATGTTCCATCATGCCGATGCAGTGATCCTATCTAAAATCGATTTATTACCTTATGTGGATTTTGACCTAAAGCAATGCTGTGAATTTATTAAGCAAATTAATCCCAAAACCCAAATTATCAGCGTATCGACTAAAACTGAGGAAAACCTGGTTAACTGGTATCAATGGTTAAAAGAGACATGGGATACACAAGAACATGCTGCAAAGAATACAAATACAAATTAG
- the hypA gene encoding hydrogenase maturation nickel metallochaperone HypA, translating to MHELSLCKNMVAIILNHAEQLAGKSIKIIHIEIGELIAVESATFLFNFNVIKKATILEKSQLNMITILGQAFCETCQQVIRISSYYQPCTLCGNFSLKIIAGQELRVKSMEVE from the coding sequence ATGCATGAATTATCGCTTTGCAAAAACATGGTAGCCATTATTTTAAATCATGCCGAGCAACTCGCCGGAAAGTCTATAAAAATAATTCATATCGAGATCGGCGAATTAATCGCAGTAGAATCTGCTACATTTTTGTTTAATTTTAATGTTATAAAAAAAGCTACCATTTTAGAAAAATCCCAACTGAATATGATTACCATCTTGGGACAAGCTTTTTGCGAGACATGTCAACAAGTCATCAGGATATCATCTTACTATCAACCTTGTACCCTTTGTGGTAATTTTTCCTTGAAAATTATTGCTGGACAAGAATTGCGTGTTAAATCAATGGAGGTAGAATAA
- a CDS encoding DNA repair protein, whose product MEISYSFLILTAFGLGIRHGFDLDHLATIDSITKNMDNQPYLAKAVGFLFSLGHGLIIILLSSIIGLGLFKNNFPHWLEGFGDLVSIFFLFTFGISNLYITFKQSKTRPIYLKGIFAKYLLTKTTQPLLIVLIGALFALSFDTFTQVSLFSLEAAAMHSWLFSGILGFIFMFGMMVSDGINGFLVGVLLTNIHKKSYIISKGLGIGIAFFSLVICTMNLIKLIA is encoded by the coding sequence ATGGAAATTTCTTATTCCTTTTTAATATTAACCGCTTTTGGTTTAGGCATTCGTCACGGTTTTGATCTAGACCATTTAGCCACCATAGATTCAATCACTAAAAATATGGATAATCAGCCCTATCTAGCTAAAGCCGTTGGATTTTTATTTTCTCTCGGTCATGGGTTAATTATCATTCTACTGAGTTCAATTATTGGTCTTGGTCTGTTTAAAAATAATTTTCCACACTGGCTAGAGGGATTTGGCGATCTAGTTTCTATCTTCTTTTTATTTACTTTTGGAATTAGCAATTTATATATTACCTTTAAGCAATCAAAGACTCGCCCCATTTATCTTAAAGGAATTTTTGCCAAATATTTATTGACAAAGACAACTCAACCCTTATTGATCGTGCTAATTGGCGCTTTATTTGCCTTATCATTTGATACATTTACCCAGGTATCATTATTTTCTTTAGAAGCTGCCGCAATGCACAGTTGGTTGTTTTCAGGGATTCTAGGTTTTATATTCATGTTTGGCATGATGGTATCCGATGGCATCAATGGATTTTTGGTGGGGGTATTACTTACCAATATACACAAGAAATCCTATATCATTTCCAAAGGATTGGGTATAGGTATTGCATTTTTCAGTTTAGTAATCTGTACAATGAATTTGATAAAATTAATTGCCTAG